A window from Pseudomonas kribbensis encodes these proteins:
- a CDS encoding LTA synthase family protein yields the protein MSALFQRLRHPDARLLSLVFLVLIVPVCLRAALGWSSLFGYLSDLAIGSLLVVLLHRRPWWLALPVLVFWGLLAVATAELVSAVGRLPNPQDLHYLIDPQFVENSTGGGFAHPGVAGALLLGLLMWLATQWANRGTLAPALPRAVWSAPVLLFAAHWGAQNLSPSDADPWRLYNLPHQLLAAQVADAQMQAEEWLEGGSEIPPPSMAGLTDLDLNGHSLLAAKGQARNVLIVAVEGIPGAYIRANREAIGSHYQEDLMPKLSRWAERGMNTPDYVLHTHQTIRGLYAMLCGDYDKLNNGTPKGVEMLTQNERNQACLPAQLRQNGFTTHYLQGAGLRFMAKDKIMPHIGFDATHGLEWFTNANYLEFPWGKDDKAFFEGALGYVGQLKKQKKPWMLTLLTVGTHQPYSAPEDYLQRYDTPKQAAVGYLDDALDQFLSGLERQGVLKDTLVVITSDESHGIDGVRLASSWGFNLTLAPEQAQLPHLNAGVYGHVDLSASILDYFDLPVPAALSGRSLFRDYDTGREIMSFTNGKLRYHDGHGILTECDMPRRCRAYASEGFIAESATFKGNASGQNARQIAARADALDLSLLRTPLNQRYQFGSDNVIPLQAQIKDDWADNLIGAQYLEMPKGSHTRVRLTVRSMDPQQAAYIQLKAKEFEQDVQLGLPSEMVATAEQPLEMDFSFDNPQPRKAFSFHLLGYGLGAVEVTDFSVITELPGQQDLREELPEDDTAQSS from the coding sequence GTGAGCGCTCTTTTTCAACGGCTTCGGCACCCCGACGCCCGTCTTCTCTCTCTGGTTTTTCTGGTCCTGATCGTACCGGTGTGCTTGCGTGCGGCACTCGGCTGGTCGAGCCTGTTCGGCTATCTTTCGGACCTGGCCATCGGCAGCCTGCTGGTGGTTCTGTTGCATCGCCGGCCGTGGTGGCTGGCCCTGCCGGTGCTGGTGTTCTGGGGTCTGCTGGCAGTGGCGACGGCAGAACTGGTCAGTGCGGTCGGGCGCCTGCCCAATCCCCAGGACCTGCATTACCTGATCGACCCGCAATTCGTCGAGAACTCCACCGGTGGCGGCTTCGCCCATCCGGGAGTGGCCGGTGCATTGCTGCTGGGCCTGTTGATGTGGCTGGCGACGCAGTGGGCAAACCGAGGAACGCTGGCGCCGGCCCTGCCCCGCGCCGTGTGGTCGGCACCGGTGTTGCTGTTTGCCGCCCATTGGGGCGCACAGAATCTTTCGCCGAGCGACGCCGACCCATGGCGCCTGTACAACCTGCCGCATCAGTTGCTCGCCGCGCAGGTCGCCGACGCGCAAATGCAGGCCGAGGAATGGCTGGAAGGCGGTAGCGAAATACCTCCCCCCTCGATGGCCGGGCTCACTGACCTCGACTTGAACGGCCACTCGTTACTGGCAGCAAAAGGCCAGGCACGCAACGTACTGATCGTTGCCGTAGAAGGCATTCCCGGCGCCTACATCCGCGCCAATCGCGAGGCCATCGGCAGTCATTATCAGGAAGACCTGATGCCCAAGCTCAGCCGTTGGGCCGAGCGCGGCATGAACACGCCGGATTACGTATTGCACACGCACCAGACCATTCGCGGCCTGTACGCCATGCTTTGCGGCGATTACGACAAGCTGAACAACGGTACGCCCAAAGGCGTGGAAATGCTGACCCAGAACGAACGCAATCAGGCCTGCCTGCCAGCCCAATTGCGTCAGAACGGTTTCACTACGCATTACCTGCAAGGCGCCGGCCTGCGCTTCATGGCCAAAGACAAGATCATGCCGCACATCGGCTTCGATGCGACCCATGGCCTTGAGTGGTTCACCAACGCCAACTACCTGGAATTCCCGTGGGGCAAGGACGACAAGGCCTTCTTCGAAGGCGCGCTGGGTTACGTCGGCCAACTGAAGAAACAGAAAAAACCGTGGATGCTGACCCTGCTGACCGTCGGCACCCATCAGCCCTACTCCGCGCCGGAAGACTACCTGCAACGCTACGACACGCCGAAACAGGCCGCCGTCGGGTATCTGGACGATGCCCTGGACCAGTTCCTCAGCGGCCTCGAACGCCAGGGCGTGCTGAAAGACACGCTGGTGGTGATCACCTCGGACGAATCCCATGGCATCGATGGCGTGCGGCTCGCCTCGTCCTGGGGCTTCAACCTGACCCTCGCACCGGAACAGGCCCAGTTGCCACACCTGAACGCCGGGGTCTACGGGCATGTCGATCTGAGCGCATCGATCCTCGATTACTTTGACCTGCCGGTGCCCGCCGCACTTAGCGGCCGCTCTCTGTTTCGCGACTACGACACCGGGCGCGAAATCATGTCGTTCACCAACGGCAAACTGCGCTACCACGACGGCCACGGCATCCTCACCGAATGCGACATGCCACGGCGCTGCCGCGCTTATGCCAGCGAAGGTTTCATCGCCGAAAGCGCCACGTTCAAGGGCAATGCCAGCGGCCAGAATGCGCGGCAGATTGCGGCCCGTGCCGATGCACTGGACCTGTCGCTGCTGCGCACTCCACTGAATCAGCGCTATCAGTTCGGCAGCGACAACGTCATCCCGCTGCAGGCGCAGATCAAGGATGACTGGGCCGACAACCTGATCGGCGCGCAATACCTGGAAATGCCCAAGGGCTCGCACACCCGCGTGCGCCTGACCGTGCGCTCGATGGACCCGCAACAGGCGGCGTACATCCAGCTCAAGGCCAAGGAGTTCGAGCAGGACGTGCAACTGGGCCTACCTTCGGAAATGGTCGCCACGGCGGAGCAGCCGCTGGAAATGGACTTCAGTTTCGACAACCCGCAACCGCGCAAGGCCTTCTCATTCCACTTGCTGGGTTATGGGCTGGGGGCCGTGGAGGTTACGGATTTCAGCGTGATCACCGAGCTGCCGGGGCAGCAGGATCTGCGGGAGGAACTCCCGGAAGACGACACCGCCCAATCGAGCTGA
- a CDS encoding copper chaperone PCu(A)C translates to MNPFLNNIKRAALGLSLLGLAFQVSAQTRVDDAWVRATVPNQSASGAFMTVTADSDSKLLSVASPVAKDVQIHEMTMKNDVMSMGPVNSVDLPAGKAVKFDPNGYHVMLMGLNGQLKEGETVPLTLTVENAKGEKQAIEVQAPVRSLTNMEGHDHSKMH, encoded by the coding sequence ATGAACCCTTTCCTGAACAACATCAAACGTGCCGCACTGGGCCTGTCCCTGCTGGGCCTGGCCTTCCAGGTTTCGGCGCAGACCAGGGTCGATGACGCCTGGGTGCGTGCAACCGTGCCAAACCAGTCGGCCAGCGGCGCGTTCATGACCGTCACCGCCGACAGCGACAGCAAACTGCTGAGCGTTGCCTCGCCGGTGGCCAAGGACGTGCAGATTCACGAAATGACCATGAAAAACGACGTGATGAGCATGGGCCCGGTCAACTCGGTCGACCTGCCGGCCGGCAAGGCTGTGAAGTTCGATCCGAACGGCTACCACGTGATGCTGATGGGCCTGAACGGTCAACTGAAGGAAGGCGAAACCGTGCCGCTGACCCTGACCGTGGAAAATGCCAAGGGCGAGAAACAGGCCATCGAAGTCCAGGCGCCAGTGCGCTCGCTGACCAACATGGAAGGCCACGATCACAGCAAGATGCATTGA
- a CDS encoding helix-turn-helix transcriptional regulator → MNLTGSLRNMENPHFYWQLGELIASTGNERFASNMFQLVDTLVPVNRVDLSEWTLDEREASVVEIKALGSAGLPDTFPPPDPLQCQDDHPLLQKMIEMNDSLLIQLKASLQQRHPHHSVHQCNLVSRTSNRRCVISFCRPHTHRVFSLPELSFLKSLSDTLLPLIERHAQIRRQIIARQPRPLQADQEQTPLQQVFDERLALGDITLSVREKEVCLGLLTGGTVPQMAERLRVKNSSIETYLKRAAAKLGVSGRHGLAKWMAGA, encoded by the coding sequence ATGAATCTGACCGGCAGTCTTCGCAACATGGAAAACCCGCACTTCTACTGGCAACTGGGCGAATTGATCGCCAGTACGGGGAACGAACGATTCGCCTCCAACATGTTTCAGTTGGTCGACACCCTGGTGCCGGTCAACCGGGTGGATCTCAGCGAATGGACACTCGACGAGCGCGAGGCCAGCGTGGTCGAGATTAAGGCCCTGGGCAGCGCCGGTTTGCCGGATACCTTCCCGCCCCCGGACCCGCTGCAATGTCAGGACGATCATCCGCTGTTACAGAAAATGATCGAGATGAATGACTCGCTGCTGATTCAACTCAAGGCCTCGCTGCAGCAACGACACCCGCACCACAGCGTCCATCAGTGCAATCTGGTGTCACGCACCTCCAACCGCCGCTGTGTCATCTCGTTTTGCCGCCCTCACACGCACCGGGTGTTTTCCCTGCCGGAGCTGTCGTTTCTCAAAAGCCTGTCCGACACCCTGCTGCCGTTGATCGAGCGTCATGCGCAGATCCGTCGGCAAATCATCGCCCGGCAACCGCGCCCACTTCAGGCCGATCAGGAGCAGACACCGTTGCAGCAGGTGTTCGACGAGCGCCTGGCACTGGGCGACATCACCCTGTCAGTCCGTGAGAAGGAAGTCTGTCTGGGCCTGCTGACCGGCGGCACCGTGCCGCAGATGGCCGAGCGGTTGCGGGTCAAGAACAGCTCGATCGAGACCTACCTCAAACGCGCGGCGGCCAAACTCGGGGTCAGCGGGCGTCACGGTCTGGCGAAATGGATGGCCGGGGCCTGA
- a CDS encoding SCO family protein, with amino-acid sequence MTALLTRRKVLAGMGVLGLGLLAGCDTRGQLSYKYGKDLSDKILGRTFKLKDTEGNTVTLSSFRGLMPMIFFGFTQCPAVCPTTLARAAKIKKLMGKDGDILQVVFITLDPERDTPQILDAYVKTFDPSFVALYGTLEETKATAKEFDVFYEKVPAGDTYTLSHTSTSYVYDTRGNLRVGLSQSLSAQECTEDLQTVMEVC; translated from the coding sequence ATGACGGCTTTGTTGACTCGCCGCAAGGTGCTTGCGGGAATGGGCGTGCTCGGTCTGGGCCTGCTCGCCGGCTGCGACACCCGCGGCCAACTGTCGTACAAGTACGGCAAGGATCTGAGCGACAAGATCCTCGGACGCACCTTCAAGCTCAAGGACACCGAAGGCAACACCGTGACGCTGTCGAGCTTTCGCGGCCTGATGCCGATGATTTTCTTCGGTTTCACCCAGTGCCCGGCGGTCTGCCCGACGACCCTGGCCCGCGCGGCGAAAATCAAGAAGCTGATGGGCAAGGATGGCGACATCCTGCAAGTGGTGTTCATCACCCTCGACCCGGAACGCGATACGCCGCAAATCCTCGACGCCTACGTCAAGACCTTCGACCCGAGCTTCGTCGCCCTCTACGGCACCCTCGAGGAAACCAAGGCCACCGCCAAGGAATTCGACGTCTTCTACGAAAAAGTCCCTGCCGGCGACACTTACACCCTGTCGCACACGTCTACCAGTTATGTCTACGACACCCGCGGCAACCTGCGCGTGGGTCTGTCCCAATCGCTTTCTGCACAAGAGTGTACGGAAGATTTGCAAACCGTCATGGAGGTCTGCTGA
- a CDS encoding LysR substrate-binding domain-containing protein, giving the protein MPETPEDLRRFSLIGPDRNSGEIEFLRERGFDCSAENTAIRTDDQLAQWAALRAGLGIGVCSRQLAQRHGLVRVLPEFLDFAVDVWIAMHQDMRRVQRVSAVFDGLGAGLQALLEG; this is encoded by the coding sequence GTGCCCGAAACGCCTGAGGACTTACGCCGTTTTTCGCTGATCGGCCCGGATCGCAATTCGGGCGAGATCGAGTTTCTGCGCGAGCGCGGCTTCGATTGTTCCGCCGAGAACACGGCGATCCGCACCGATGATCAACTGGCGCAATGGGCGGCGTTGCGTGCCGGATTGGGGATTGGCGTGTGTTCCCGGCAACTGGCACAGCGTCATGGCTTGGTCCGAGTCTTACCTGAGTTCTTGGATTTTGCGGTGGATGTGTGGATCGCCATGCATCAGGACATGCGTCGGGTACAGCGGGTTTCGGCGGTGTTCGATGGCTTGGGCGCGGGCTTGCAGGCGCTTCTGGAAGGCTGA
- a CDS encoding efflux transporter outer membrane subunit: MSRLPISLLSMALLMGGCSLIPDYQRPASPSAAQYPKGPAYPASTQTTTAVEDWRGLFNDPALQQLIESALVNNRDLRVAALNVEAFQAQYRIQRADLLPAVSANANELRQRVPASVTKTKAAITSTYSANLGISAYELDFFGRVRSLSEQALMSWLSTEEARRSAQLSLVANVANAYLTWRADQELLALAQETLAADEKSLHLTTRNREAGKSSALDQIQAQTSVDSTRASLARYQRQVAQDLNSLTLLVGAPVPETLPARPLASDLVAQVPAGLPSDLLQRRPDILQAEYKLKAANANIGAARAAFFPSVSLTANAGTSSRDLSGLFKGGSGAWTFQPQINLPIFNAGSLRASVDYAKLQKDITVAEYEKTIQTAFQEVSDGLAARETYQQQLQAQRDLVQATQDYYDMAQHRYRTGVDSSLTFLDAQRSLFSSQQGLISDRLAQLVAQVNLYTALGGSWSPAEPSPQ; the protein is encoded by the coding sequence ATGTCCAGGTTGCCGATCTCCCTGCTGTCCATGGCGTTGCTGATGGGCGGCTGCTCGCTGATTCCCGATTACCAGCGTCCGGCGTCACCCAGCGCGGCGCAGTATCCAAAAGGCCCCGCCTACCCTGCGTCAACCCAGACCACGACCGCTGTCGAGGACTGGCGCGGGCTGTTCAATGACCCCGCGTTACAGCAGTTGATCGAGAGCGCACTGGTCAATAACCGCGACTTGCGGGTGGCCGCGCTGAACGTCGAAGCATTCCAGGCGCAGTACCGCATTCAACGCGCCGATCTGCTGCCGGCGGTTTCAGCCAATGCCAATGAGCTGCGGCAACGGGTGCCGGCCAGCGTGACCAAAACCAAAGCGGCGATCACCTCGACCTACTCGGCGAACCTCGGCATCAGCGCCTATGAACTGGATTTCTTTGGCCGGGTCCGCAGCCTCAGCGAGCAGGCCTTGATGAGCTGGCTGTCCACCGAAGAGGCCCGGCGCAGTGCGCAACTGAGCCTGGTGGCCAACGTTGCCAATGCCTACCTGACCTGGCGCGCCGATCAGGAATTGCTGGCCCTGGCTCAGGAAACCCTGGCCGCCGACGAGAAAAGCCTGCACCTGACCACCCGCAACCGGGAGGCCGGCAAATCTTCGGCGCTGGATCAGATCCAGGCGCAGACCAGCGTCGACAGCACCCGTGCCAGCCTCGCCCGCTATCAACGCCAGGTCGCTCAGGACCTTAATAGCCTGACGTTGCTGGTCGGGGCGCCGGTTCCGGAAACGCTGCCGGCGCGCCCGCTGGCCAGTGATCTGGTGGCGCAAGTACCGGCCGGATTGCCGTCGGATCTGCTGCAACGCCGGCCGGACATTCTCCAGGCCGAATACAAGCTGAAAGCTGCCAACGCCAATATCGGCGCAGCCCGGGCGGCGTTTTTTCCCAGTGTCAGCCTGACGGCCAATGCCGGCACGTCGAGTCGGGACCTGTCGGGACTGTTCAAGGGCGGCTCCGGCGCCTGGACCTTCCAGCCGCAGATCAACCTGCCGATCTTCAACGCCGGCAGCCTGCGCGCCAGCGTCGATTACGCGAAGCTGCAGAAGGACATCACCGTCGCCGAATACGAAAAGACCATTCAGACAGCATTTCAGGAAGTGTCCGATGGTCTCGCCGCGCGGGAGACCTATCAGCAGCAGCTACAGGCCCAGCGCGATCTGGTGCAGGCCACGCAGGACTATTACGACATGGCGCAGCACCGCTACCGGACCGGTGTCGACAGCAGCCTGACGTTTCTCGATGCCCAGCGTTCGCTGTTCAGTTCGCAGCAAGGTCTGATCTCCGACCGGTTGGCGCAACTGGTGGCGCAAGTGAACCTGTACACCGCCCTGGGCGGTAGCTGGAGCCCTGCGGAACCGTCACCGCAATAA